Genomic window (Tripterygium wilfordii isolate XIE 37 chromosome 11, ASM1340144v1, whole genome shotgun sequence):
GATGGAAAGTGGGAGATAACTAAGTTTGAAGACAAGCATAACCATGAGCTGAGCCCCGGGCATTGAAGATTCTTTACTTGCAATAGGCAAATTAATCCAAATGTGAAGCGGCAGTTGGAGATCAATGATATTGCGGGAATTAGGCCAAACAAGTGTCACAATGCTTTTGTCATTGGAGCTGGTGGACATGATAACTTAACTTTTTTGGAGAGAGATGCTCGTAATCATATTTCCAAGGTAAGGCGTATGAGACTTGGTGTTGGTGATGTTGATGCGgtgcaaaattattttttaaaaatgcaaGCTAATAATCAGGGGTTTTCTTGGTTGATTGAATGGGATGATAAAGGTCGTTTGATGAATGTTTTTTGGGCTGATCCAAGAAGTAGGGCAGCATATGAAGAATTCAGTGATGTTGTTACGTTTGATACTACTTATCTCACGAACAAGTACAGTATGCCATTTGCTCCTTTTGTTGGGGTCAATCACCACGGGCATTCTATCCTACTAGGTTGTGGTTTAATTTCTAGTGAAGATACAAAAACTTTTGTATGGTTGTTTAAGACATGGCTTGCTTGTATGGGTGGTGTGGCTCCTCAAGGTATTATAACTGACCAAGATAGGGCGATGAAGAATGTTGTATAAGTTGTCTTTCCAAATACGAGGCATCGATAGTGTTTGTGGCATATAATGAAAAAAGGTTCCTGAAAAACTAGGTTCTCACAGAGATTACAACGACATAAAGAAATTGTTGGCAAAAGCCGTTTATGATTCTCAAAGTGTAGATGAGTTCGAAGGTATGTAATTGCGTCCTTCATagtgtaattatatatattataagtgTGTAATTAAGTTGTTTGTTTATGTTATTAAAGTCTGCCTGAATATATGTAATTCTATATATGATAGGTTGTTGGAGAATGATGATTAATGTCTACCACCTTGAAGAGAATACATGGTTGGcttctttgtattttgataAGGAGATGTGGGTACCTATATTTGTGAAAAGATATTTTTGGACAGGAATGTCGACAACAGGATGGAGTGAGAGTATGAACGcttttttttatggttatgTGCACTGAAAGACAACCTTGATGCAGTTTGTTGAGCAGTATGAGAATGCATTATATAAGAAAGTGGAGAAGGAGAGACAAGTTGATTTCGAATCTTTTAACAAGCAACTGTCATGTTCCATCTTTTATGATATGGAAAAGCAAATGCGTGATTTGTACACAGCATAAAAGTTCTTTGAGTTCCAAAAAGAGATGACGGGAATGATGTATTATGGAATCAAATCAATTTTTAGAGGCGAGTTTTCTACCCAATATATTGTATATGAAGATATTGTGTATGGAGAAGGTGCCAAGAAGAAAGTTACATTCTCGGTTACATATAATGAAGTTGATGTTAGTTGTTCTTGTTTGAGGTTCGAGTTCAGAGGTATTATGTGCAGGCATGCTCTAAGTGTGCTCATATATAATGATCATTCTTCACTCCCCGATCACTATGTTTTTAGGAGGTGGAGAAAGGATGTTAGAATGCCTCTCGTTTAGCCTATGGATCAGTAATTGTATCAATTAAATCTAGCATAAAACTCTCATTCTGTGTAAGAGTGTTAATGCTCAAACCATTCATTTTTGTGATGGCTTTGTAATAATCACATTCACACTCACTCTTCTCGCATTCAGATTGGGGTTGCtcagaagaagaggaggagtcATTGATGTGGATATTATCCTCATAAGATGAATGAGATTGTATTTCAAAATCTTCAGATAAGATTTTGAGGAGTTCGGCTTTATCATTATCAAGGATAGCTAATTGATTAATCCTTTGTTGTGTCCTACAATGATTCTGGTAATGACTAGGTTGACCACATTTCCAACAAACCGGTTGTCTATTTCATGGTCTGGTGGGTTCCCTAGCTGTTCTGGTACGTTTAGTACCCCATTTGGGAAAGGATTTTTTCCTATAAGGTGTAGAAACAAGTTTATCTGTTCTAGGGACAAATTTATGAGATTTTCTATAAaagtttcttttcttaaaaaacttttctttcttgcaGGAAGAAGGTGGTTTTGGCATACTTAGGTTGTATCCAAACTATTGACAGAATTGTCGAACTTCCTTCTTACCAGTTAACCTTTGCTTTTTAAGCTGGTTTCTTAGGTTCATATCATTACAAAGAGCTAGTCCTTCTTTAGTAATCTCATTTATGAGACTATCATAGGAATATTGAGTTAGATCATATGTCCCACCATGAATATTCCTAAGGTGATTTTTGACTTGTTCAGCAAACAAAGGGGGTAACCCAGCTAAAAATCTCTCTTTCCAAAAGACATTATTACAGTCGGGTCTCATTAAGACTTGGGTCATAAAAACATCTTTCTACCACCTAAAATGAGTAGAGGGTTGGACATCTTAAGTTCATTAGTTGATCTTTTCCCCTATCGGCTACATTATTAGCATTGCCTAAAAAGTGGTGGTAGATAGTGAGACAGAGTGAATAAACTGCGTCTGATTGCCCGTTTTCGGTTTTAATAGCATTTCTAACTTCATTTCTTTGAGCCTCAGTGAGATAATTATCCTACCATCCTTTAAGTTGTCCTGTGAATCCAGCTGTAATAAAGCTGGCTATTTGGGGATCTGTATTGCCATTGGCTCTACAGATAGTTGCAAACATTAGCATATTATGCAAAGTGTTTATTAATTGATAATCGGATTGTCCATCGACATTCCATTCATAGATGGCTCTACTGCTATATTCAGCAGCAGTGTTGATGTAATTTTCCTCGAAGAGAATATCTTGAGGAGTTGGTCTTGGGTAATATTGCCTAGTAGGTGCTGACAGTGGATAAGTCATACGACTTCCTCTAGTGTTAACTGGCATGATCCTACTAGCCTGTTTTCCTATTAATTGACTCCTAAAAGTTTCTAATTCTTCAGAGTCAGGATTAGATTCTCCTATCTTAGAATTATGAGATAGTACAGAAATGTTTCCCTTATGTTTATCTGAGATTTTAACTCCTTTCAACTTATCAGCTAGTCGTTTAACGAATTCTTCGGAAGGCTCATCTCCTAGGTTGAACTCTTGGGAAATTTTTGGTCCTGGCCTAATTAAGgcaggtttaattttagattttgattttgaggtTTGAGTTTGATTACTCAAACCTACCGGAGGAATGGACTGTACTGAAGATTTGATCTCAGTTACTTTTAATTGACTTTCTACCCAGTCCATCTGTTCCATCATTGTTTTTAAACATAGATTAGTGTAGTTTCCCTGTTTTTGAATTGttgctaaattttttttcatattcagAGGGTACTACATAAGGGCTGGCCTCTATTCCTTCAAATTTTATGGAGCTTCCTGGTGGATGAATTGACTCAACTGTTTCTCCTGAAGCTAATGTCCATTTTATCAGTGGTGTTTTAGTTATAACTGAGGCATACTCTCTTTCTTGGTACAAGACAAACCATTGTTTAAATGGCATATTGTATCCTATTAAGGGCaattcttcataaaatttatcttTGAAGAAAGATAATTCTTCTTTATTAAAAGCTTTAAAGTACCATTCTCTAAAaggtttgttttctttattcatAAATTCCTTACTTATAATCTTCCTATCTGGGCAT
Coding sequences:
- the LOC120008731 gene encoding protein FAR1-RELATED SEQUENCE 7-like; this encodes MGSVLVLSDFKVAMQSSSDSSSHNMVAATEVEYDNNPLNFDDTKFSTESDTSNVPMVGMLFNSPNDIFEFYKAYGQVKGFYIKRRYISKDSDGKHRYLVYTCDVLTNIVVDQRLSLIVMRQLEINDIAGIRPNKCHNAFVIGAGGHDNLTFLERDARNHISKVRRMRLGVGDVDAVQNYFLKMQANNQGFSWLIEWDDKGRLMNVFWADPRSRAAYEEFSDVVTFDTTYLTNKYSMPFAPFVGVNHHGHSILLGCGLISSEDTKTFVWLFKTWLACMGGVAPQGSHRDYNDIKKLLAKAVYDSQSVDEFEGCWRMMINVYHLEENTWLASLYFDKEMWFVEQYENALYKKVEKERQVDFESFNKQLSCSIFYDMEKQMRDLYTA